A window of Sphingomonas adhaesiva contains these coding sequences:
- a CDS encoding saccharopine dehydrogenase family protein, protein MSREFDVIVYGASGFTGRLVAEYLALTYPQGLRWAMAGRSLTKLQEVRAEMGVPGDVALVTANADDPASLRAMCERATVVITTVGPYQLYGSDLVAACVATGTAYVDLCGEPAWMREMIDRHHAEAQRSGARIVFSCGFDSIPFDLGVLTLQEAAQKQFGQPAPRVKCRVRQMKGGFSGGTAASLKATLAAAARKPSLVMLLTDPFALAPGHAGPHQPAGLIPEFDPTINAWVAPFIMAPINTKNVHRTNFLLGQPWGDMVYDEMVVAGLGDMGKAAAEALAKMNPLASDKGPRPGEGPSKEERESGHFDILFAGLMPDGTRIDAVVTGDKDPGYGCTSKMLAESALCLLRDVEGAGGVWTPGALMGAKLRDRLVAKAGMTFTAG, encoded by the coding sequence ATGTCCCGCGAGTTCGACGTCATCGTCTATGGCGCATCCGGCTTCACCGGGCGGCTGGTCGCCGAATATCTCGCCCTCACCTACCCGCAGGGATTGCGGTGGGCGATGGCGGGCCGCTCGTTGACGAAGCTGCAGGAGGTGCGCGCGGAGATGGGCGTGCCCGGCGACGTCGCGCTCGTCACCGCCAATGCCGACGATCCCGCCTCCTTGCGCGCGATGTGCGAGCGCGCGACCGTCGTCATCACCACGGTCGGCCCGTACCAGCTCTACGGCAGCGATCTGGTCGCCGCCTGCGTCGCCACCGGCACCGCCTATGTCGACCTGTGCGGCGAGCCGGCGTGGATGCGTGAGATGATCGACCGCCATCATGCGGAGGCGCAGCGCAGCGGCGCGCGGATCGTCTTCTCCTGCGGCTTCGACTCGATCCCCTTCGACCTCGGCGTGCTCACCCTTCAGGAGGCGGCGCAGAAGCAGTTCGGCCAGCCCGCCCCGCGCGTGAAGTGTCGCGTGCGCCAGATGAAGGGCGGCTTCTCCGGTGGCACCGCCGCCAGCCTGAAGGCGACGCTCGCCGCCGCCGCGCGCAAGCCGTCGCTGGTGATGCTGCTCACCGATCCGTTCGCGCTGGCGCCCGGTCACGCGGGGCCGCACCAGCCCGCCGGACTGATCCCGGAGTTCGATCCCACGATCAACGCCTGGGTCGCGCCCTTCATCATGGCGCCGATCAATACCAAGAACGTCCACCGCACCAACTTCCTGCTGGGGCAGCCGTGGGGCGACATGGTCTATGACGAGATGGTCGTCGCCGGACTGGGCGACATGGGCAAGGCCGCGGCGGAGGCGCTCGCGAAGATGAACCCGCTGGCCAGCGACAAGGGCCCCAGGCCCGGCGAGGGCCCCTCTAAGGAAGAGCGCGAGTCGGGCCATTTCGACATCCTGTTCGCCGGGCTGATGCCCGACGGCACCCGCATCGACGCGGTCGTCACCGGCGACAAGGACCCCGGCTATGGCTGCACGTCGAAGATGCTGGCCGAGAGCGCGCTGTGCCTGCTGCGCGACGTGGAGGGCGCCGGCGGCGTCTGGACCCCCGGCGCGCTGATGGGCGCGAAGCTGCGCGACCGGCTGGTGGCGAAGGCGGGGATGACGTTCACCGCGGGGTGA
- a CDS encoding ribonuclease R family protein — protein MDFIASSDKPAGKREIARAFGLSAQEKIALKALLKDMGDEGLIDSAPGRAFHAAGGVPKVTVLRIVDVDEGGNVWATPERWEADVPAPRLRVRERKRGALGVGERVLARTEETGHGWTAHPMKVLAPASEQMIGVLRREGERLWLQAVDKKERREFPVSDAGDAEAGDLVLAEKAGRPPRVTARVVQRLGDPFAPRSFSLIAIHKLGIPDTFAQETLDEAAQVARQPLGEGREDLTHLPIVAIDPADARDHDDAVWAAPDDDPANAGGWKAIVAIADVSFYVRPGSALDREARARGNSVYFPDRVVPMLPEILSADVCSLKQGEDRAALACHLQVTKAGALTSWRFTRAVVRLAANIAYEDAQAAIDALLPELARGGGPRPEAVVEGQVRGDPSTAGFAGGPPPRDKLGEDVLVPLWDCWRALATARDRREPLDLDLPERRVVLDEKGRIMSVSPRERLDAHRLIEDYMIAANVAAAKALEAKKAPVMYRVHEPPAREKLVALKDYLATFEVAFALGQVVKPATFNHILERVGDVPYRPEIMEQVLRTQTQAYYAPLNHGHFGLALGSYAHFTSPIRRYADLVVHRALVSAYALGPGGLAGNEDFERAGQVISQLERRAMEAERETIDRYVAAFLAERVGEIVGARITGVTNFGFFATVDGIGGDGLMPVRDLGGEYFRYEEGARRLVGEHSGEVYAQGQRVELRLAEANPVSGALRFELPEGRYGGAARDTSRREAPRVLKRRGRPANIRHQGRKR, from the coding sequence ATGGACTTCATCGCCTCGTCCGACAAACCGGCGGGCAAGCGCGAGATCGCGCGCGCCTTCGGGCTGAGCGCACAGGAGAAGATCGCGCTGAAGGCGTTGCTGAAGGACATGGGCGACGAGGGGCTGATCGACAGCGCGCCCGGTCGCGCCTTCCACGCGGCGGGGGGTGTGCCCAAGGTGACGGTGCTGCGCATCGTCGACGTGGACGAGGGCGGCAACGTCTGGGCCACGCCGGAGCGGTGGGAGGCGGACGTGCCCGCGCCGCGCCTGCGCGTGCGCGAGCGGAAGCGCGGCGCGCTGGGTGTCGGCGAGCGTGTGCTGGCGCGGACCGAGGAGACTGGCCACGGCTGGACCGCGCATCCGATGAAGGTGCTGGCGCCCGCATCCGAGCAGATGATCGGCGTGCTGCGGCGCGAGGGGGAGCGGCTGTGGCTGCAGGCGGTCGACAAGAAGGAGCGGCGTGAGTTTCCCGTATCGGACGCCGGCGATGCGGAGGCGGGCGATCTGGTGCTCGCCGAGAAGGCCGGACGGCCGCCGCGCGTGACCGCGCGCGTGGTGCAGCGGCTGGGCGATCCGTTCGCGCCGCGCAGCTTCTCGCTGATCGCGATCCACAAGCTGGGGATCCCCGACACCTTCGCGCAGGAGACGCTGGACGAGGCCGCGCAGGTGGCGCGCCAGCCGCTGGGGGAGGGGCGCGAGGACCTGACGCACCTGCCGATCGTCGCGATCGACCCTGCGGATGCGCGCGATCACGACGATGCGGTGTGGGCCGCGCCCGATGACGACCCGGCGAACGCGGGCGGGTGGAAGGCGATCGTCGCGATCGCGGACGTCAGTTTCTACGTCCGCCCCGGCTCGGCGCTCGACCGCGAGGCGCGCGCGCGCGGCAATTCGGTCTATTTCCCCGATCGGGTCGTGCCGATGCTGCCGGAAATCCTGTCGGCGGACGTGTGCTCGCTCAAGCAGGGCGAGGATCGTGCGGCGCTGGCGTGCCACCTGCAGGTGACGAAGGCGGGGGCGCTGACGTCGTGGCGCTTCACGCGCGCGGTCGTGCGGCTGGCGGCGAACATCGCCTATGAGGATGCGCAGGCGGCGATCGATGCGCTCCTCCCCGAGCTTGCTCGGGGAGGGGGACCGCGGCCGGAGGCCGTGGTGGAGGGGCAGGTGCGGGGCGACCCCTCCACCGCCGGCTTCGCCGGCGGTCCCCCTCCCCGAGACAAGCTCGGGGAGGATGTGCTGGTGCCGCTGTGGGACTGCTGGCGCGCGCTGGCGACGGCGCGCGACAGGCGCGAGCCGCTCGACCTCGACCTGCCCGAGCGGCGGGTGGTGCTGGACGAGAAGGGGCGGATCATGTCGGTGAGCCCACGCGAGCGGCTGGATGCGCACCGGCTGATCGAGGATTATATGATCGCGGCCAACGTCGCCGCGGCGAAGGCGCTGGAGGCGAAGAAGGCGCCGGTGATGTACCGCGTCCACGAGCCGCCCGCGCGCGAGAAGCTGGTGGCGCTCAAGGACTATCTGGCGACGTTCGAGGTGGCCTTCGCGCTGGGGCAGGTCGTCAAGCCGGCGACCTTCAACCACATCCTCGAGCGTGTCGGCGACGTGCCGTACCGCCCGGAGATCATGGAACAGGTGCTGCGCACGCAGACGCAGGCCTATTATGCGCCGCTCAACCACGGCCATTTCGGGCTGGCGCTGGGCAGCTATGCGCATTTCACCTCGCCGATCCGCCGCTATGCCGACCTGGTGGTGCACCGCGCGCTGGTCTCCGCCTATGCGCTGGGGCCGGGCGGGCTGGCGGGGAACGAGGATTTCGAGCGCGCAGGCCAGGTCATCAGCCAGCTGGAGCGCCGCGCGATGGAGGCGGAGCGCGAGACGATCGACCGCTATGTCGCGGCGTTCCTGGCGGAGCGCGTCGGCGAGATCGTCGGGGCGCGGATCACCGGCGTGACCAATTTCGGCTTCTTCGCGACGGTCGACGGGATCGGAGGCGACGGATTGATGCCGGTGCGCGACCTGGGCGGCGAGTATTTCCGCTACGAAGAGGGCGCGCGGCGACTGGTCGGCGAGCACAGCGGCGAGGTCTATGCGCAGGGACAGCGGGTGGAACTGCGGCTGGCGGAGGCGAACCCGGTGTCGGGCGCGCTCCGCTTCGAGCTGCCCGAGGGGCGCTACGGCGGCGCGGCGCGCGATACCAGCCGACGCGAGGCGCCGCGCGTGCTCAAGCGGCGCGGGCGTCCGGCGAACATCAGGCATCAGGGCCGCAAGCGGTAG
- a CDS encoding metallophosphoesterase family protein: MTKLFHVSDVHFGAEDPAAIAWFSERVAAEKPDAVIMTGDLTMRATKSEFEDGGAWLSALGVPVTLEVGNHDIPYYWDPIRRLFSPYSRYAAVERMIERPLDVAGITVVPLKTTARAQWRWNWSKGKVSSGSLRRALAIIAAAPRDHLIFVAGHHPLIEGPVKGTARTRNGDTALAALARAGAHAVLSGHVHDPFDIPVARDDWQIRLIGAGTLSKRTRHSPPAFNEIRVNPDRTFETLVRTLSDEPKHRISETTAAMPSPRT, encoded by the coding sequence ATGACCAAGCTGTTCCACGTAAGCGACGTCCATTTCGGGGCGGAAGATCCGGCCGCGATCGCATGGTTCAGCGAGCGGGTGGCGGCGGAAAAGCCCGATGCGGTCATCATGACCGGCGACCTGACGATGCGGGCCACCAAATCGGAGTTCGAGGACGGCGGCGCGTGGCTTTCGGCGCTCGGCGTGCCGGTGACGCTGGAAGTCGGGAACCACGACATTCCCTATTACTGGGACCCGATCCGGCGCCTGTTCTCGCCCTATTCGCGCTATGCCGCGGTAGAGCGGATGATCGAGCGGCCGCTGGACGTGGCGGGAATCACCGTCGTCCCGCTGAAGACGACCGCGCGCGCGCAGTGGCGCTGGAACTGGTCGAAGGGGAAGGTGAGCAGCGGATCGCTGCGCCGCGCGCTGGCGATCATCGCCGCGGCGCCCAGGGATCACCTGATCTTCGTCGCGGGGCACCATCCGCTGATCGAGGGGCCGGTGAAGGGCACCGCGCGGACGCGTAACGGCGATACGGCCCTCGCCGCGCTGGCGCGGGCGGGGGCGCATGCGGTGCTGTCGGGACATGTCCACGATCCCTTCGACATCCCGGTGGCGCGCGACGACTGGCAGATCCGGCTGATCGGCGCGGGGACGCTGTCGAAGCGGACGCGCCATTCGCCGCCGGCGTTCAACGAGATCCGGGTGAACCCCGACCGCACGTTCGAGACGCTGGTGCGAACGCTGTCGGACGAACCGAAGCATCGGATCAGCGAGACGACGGCCGCCATGCCGTCACCCCGGACCTGA
- a CDS encoding alpha/beta fold hydrolase, with protein sequence MTLTGPTSHAFISQRLRLHYADWGNAGAPPLLLVHGGRDHCRSWDWVAERLRDRFHVIAPDLRGHGDSQWSPDGTYDTHGFVYDLAQLVHQLDAGPVTIVAHSLGGNVSLRYTGLFPETVAKLVAIEGLGPSPRVLAERAQTPFADRWRKWIADKRAAAGRLPRRYATFEDALTRMQAENAYLTDEQARHLTIHGMNRNEDGTWSWKFDNHLNVWPFTDIPQADIEQLWQAITCPTLLLYGADSWASNPEKDGRIVHFSHARVVEFENAGHWLHHDQFDRFMTELDAFL encoded by the coding sequence ATGACGCTCACCGGCCCCACTTCGCACGCCTTCATCTCGCAGCGGCTGCGGCTGCACTACGCCGACTGGGGCAATGCGGGCGCGCCGCCGCTGCTGCTGGTACACGGCGGGCGCGATCATTGCCGCAGCTGGGACTGGGTGGCGGAGCGGCTGCGCGACCGCTTCCACGTCATCGCCCCCGATCTGCGCGGTCACGGCGACAGCCAATGGTCGCCCGACGGCACCTACGACACGCACGGCTTCGTCTACGACCTCGCGCAGCTGGTACATCAGCTGGACGCCGGGCCGGTCACGATCGTCGCCCATTCGCTCGGCGGCAACGTGTCGCTGCGCTATACCGGCCTCTTTCCCGAAACGGTGGCGAAGCTGGTCGCGATCGAGGGGCTCGGCCCCAGCCCCAGGGTGCTGGCCGAGCGCGCGCAGACGCCGTTCGCCGACCGCTGGCGCAAGTGGATCGCGGACAAGCGCGCCGCCGCCGGCCGCCTGCCCCGGCGCTACGCCACGTTCGAGGATGCGCTGACGCGGATGCAGGCGGAGAACGCCTATCTGACCGACGAGCAGGCACGCCACCTGACCATCCACGGCATGAACCGCAACGAGGACGGAACGTGGAGCTGGAAGTTCGACAATCACCTCAACGTCTGGCCCTTCACCGACATCCCGCAGGCGGACATCGAGCAATTGTGGCAGGCGATCACCTGCCCCACGCTGCTGCTGTACGGCGCCGACAGCTGGGCCTCCAATCCGGAGAAGGACGGCCGCATCGTCCACTTCTCCCATGCGCGCGTGGTGGAGTTCGAGAATGCGGGCCACTGGCTCCATCACGATCAGTTCGATCGCTTCATGACCGAACTCGACGCGTTTCTCTGA
- a CDS encoding tyrosine-protein phosphatase translates to MTVLDRADEGRVQPLEGVHNFRDYGGYRVAAGTLKRGLLFRSGQHAGAGAQDLDRIHALNLRTIVDLRGDAERAAMPCARHPEFGAEVLFAPGETAGIELAPHEEAGAGIATGEEARAAMTRLYENMPFRPVLVKSLRLYIAALADGEGASLVHCLAGKDRTGLAVALVHDLLGVHPDDIMADYLLTNTAGNREARIESAAAGIRDRYGAAMSDEAIVTLMSVEAAYLNTAMAAIRARHGSVADYARDVLGADDAWRGKVEARLVE, encoded by the coding sequence ATGACCGTACTCGATCGCGCGGACGAGGGCCGGGTGCAACCGCTGGAGGGCGTGCACAATTTTCGCGACTATGGCGGCTATCGCGTCGCGGCCGGGACGCTGAAGCGCGGGCTGTTGTTCCGATCCGGGCAGCATGCGGGCGCCGGGGCGCAGGATCTCGACCGGATCCATGCGCTGAATCTGCGCACGATCGTCGATCTGCGCGGCGATGCGGAGCGCGCGGCGATGCCCTGCGCGCGGCATCCGGAGTTCGGCGCCGAGGTACTGTTCGCGCCCGGCGAGACCGCGGGGATCGAACTGGCTCCGCACGAGGAGGCGGGCGCGGGCATCGCGACCGGGGAGGAGGCGCGCGCGGCGATGACGCGGCTGTACGAGAACATGCCGTTCCGCCCCGTGCTGGTGAAGAGCCTGCGCCTCTATATTGCCGCGCTGGCCGACGGGGAGGGGGCGAGCCTGGTCCATTGTCTGGCGGGGAAGGATCGCACCGGGCTGGCGGTCGCGCTGGTCCACGACCTGCTGGGCGTCCACCCGGACGACATCATGGCCGACTATCTGCTGACCAACACGGCGGGCAACCGCGAGGCGCGCATCGAATCGGCGGCGGCGGGAATCCGCGACCGCTACGGTGCGGCGATGAGCGACGAGGCGATCGTGACGCTGATGTCGGTCGAGGCGGCCTATCTGAACACCGCCATGGCGGCGATCCGCGCGCGCCACGGCAGCGTGGCCGATTATGCGCGCGACGTGCTGGGCGCGGACGATGCGTGGCGCGGCAAGGTTGAGGCGCGGCTGGTGGAGTGA
- a CDS encoding L,D-transpeptidase family protein, with protein sequence MPQPVPTVTPPPPPLAVAPPATPLPTLSDAQARQLAKLIAADEVKQGLRVGTPPDLSTRDHAALVRTALDHARAVRTGRLMPEDFQKDWGIRPRAYDPLPAFADAVARDRLDAWIASLPPPYVGYDTLVEGLERYRVIAAAGGWPMLTGTVNYGERGAAVARLRERLAVEDPQVARTGDRFDDGLLEAVRRAQRRYGLNPAGQVGAQTLAALNVPVERRIRQIMANMERWRWLPPELDPRRVQVNIAAAVLTVFDGDTPTMSMKSVTGRPGNETPMLISRINSIVINPPWNVPTSIATKELWPKERASPGYLKRNGFRVIDNGDGSKRLQQSSEKSALGRFKFDFPNDFAVYLHDTPAQSGFSRFDRLSSHGCVRLEKPAELAKLLMRTTPDWQPPQIDAAVDAGKTVRAKMADPVSVYLLYWTAFANQKGEVGFREDPYTWDARLASLVERRSATQALAAK encoded by the coding sequence ATGCCGCAACCCGTCCCCACCGTCACCCCGCCGCCGCCACCGCTGGCGGTCGCGCCCCCCGCCACGCCGCTACCCACGCTTTCCGATGCGCAGGCGCGCCAACTCGCGAAGCTGATCGCCGCGGACGAGGTGAAGCAGGGGTTGCGCGTCGGCACCCCGCCCGACCTGTCGACCCGCGATCACGCGGCATTGGTGCGTACCGCGCTCGACCATGCCCGCGCGGTGCGCACGGGACGGCTGATGCCGGAGGATTTCCAGAAGGACTGGGGCATCCGGCCGCGCGCCTACGACCCGCTTCCCGCCTTTGCCGATGCGGTCGCGCGCGACCGGCTCGACGCCTGGATCGCCTCGCTCCCGCCGCCTTATGTCGGCTATGACACGCTGGTGGAGGGGCTGGAGCGCTATCGCGTCATCGCCGCCGCGGGTGGCTGGCCGATGCTGACCGGCACCGTCAACTACGGCGAGCGCGGTGCGGCCGTCGCGCGCCTGCGCGAGCGGCTGGCGGTCGAGGACCCGCAGGTCGCGCGCACCGGCGACCGCTTCGACGATGGCCTGCTGGAGGCGGTGCGCCGCGCGCAGCGCCGCTATGGCCTCAACCCCGCCGGGCAGGTCGGCGCGCAGACGCTCGCCGCGCTCAACGTGCCCGTCGAGCGCCGCATCCGTCAGATCATGGCCAATATGGAGCGCTGGCGCTGGCTGCCGCCGGAGCTCGATCCGCGCCGCGTTCAGGTCAATATCGCCGCGGCGGTGCTGACCGTGTTCGACGGCGACACCCCCACCATGTCGATGAAGTCGGTGACCGGGCGCCCCGGCAACGAGACCCCGATGCTCATCAGCCGCATCAACAGCATCGTCATCAACCCGCCGTGGAACGTGCCGACGTCGATCGCGACCAAGGAACTGTGGCCCAAGGAACGCGCCAGCCCGGGCTATCTGAAGCGCAACGGCTTTCGCGTGATCGACAATGGCGACGGCAGCAAGCGGCTCCAGCAATCCTCGGAGAAGAGCGCGCTGGGGCGGTTCAAGTTCGACTTCCCCAACGATTTCGCTGTCTATCTGCACGACACGCCCGCGCAGTCCGGCTTCTCGCGCTTCGACCGCCTGTCGAGCCACGGCTGCGTCCGGCTGGAAAAGCCCGCCGAACTGGCCAAGCTGCTGATGCGCACCACCCCCGACTGGCAGCCGCCGCAGATCGACGCCGCGGTCGATGCCGGCAAGACCGTGCGCGCGAAGATGGCCGATCCGGTCAGCGTCTATCTGCTTTACTGGACCGCGTTCGCGAACCAGAAGGGCGAGGTCGGCTTCCGCGAGGATCCCTATACCTGGGACGCGAGGCTGGCATCGTTGGTCGAACGGCGCTCCGCGACGCAGGCGCTGGCGGCGAAGTGA
- a CDS encoding DUF6607 family protein gives MKNSSILIVAALALLPVPALADGPVKQTAAEALAAKAADRAEILAMAGNYKVHFDMQETTPWVAGYTPLERKISGGNEVVRVIEDTPDHIALQHLLVVEHDGKTHVIKHWRQDWDYQPARVLVYAGQGKWVWEAVPERMRAGRWSQTVYQVDDSPRYAGWGQFETQAGVRRWRSNWTWRPLARRDAVRHPVYDRYLSINRHQPTPTGWIHWQDNTKMALKDGKPEPIVQESVLNTYERFDGYDVKAAEDYWAKTKGYWAAVRADWTRIADTRGGIAIPEEAETGTVISGRLLAIADAIQAGKTTVAAGSAEARALIDSRTTPVG, from the coding sequence ATGAAGAACTCTTCGATACTGATCGTCGCGGCGCTCGCGCTGCTGCCCGTGCCCGCGCTGGCCGACGGTCCGGTCAAGCAGACCGCCGCCGAGGCGCTGGCGGCCAAAGCCGCTGACCGTGCCGAGATCCTGGCGATGGCAGGCAACTATAAGGTGCACTTCGACATGCAGGAGACGACGCCCTGGGTGGCCGGCTATACGCCGCTGGAGCGCAAGATCTCTGGCGGGAACGAGGTGGTGCGAGTGATTGAGGACACGCCCGATCACATCGCGCTCCAGCACCTGCTCGTCGTCGAGCATGACGGCAAAACCCATGTCATCAAGCATTGGCGTCAGGACTGGGATTATCAGCCCGCGCGCGTGCTGGTCTATGCGGGACAGGGCAAGTGGGTGTGGGAGGCGGTGCCCGAGCGGATGCGCGCCGGGCGCTGGTCGCAGACCGTGTATCAGGTCGACGACAGCCCGCGCTATGCCGGCTGGGGCCAGTTCGAGACGCAGGCGGGCGTCCGCCGCTGGCGGTCGAACTGGACGTGGCGCCCGCTGGCACGCCGCGATGCGGTGCGCCACCCGGTCTATGACCGCTATTTGTCTATCAACCGACACCAGCCGACGCCGACCGGCTGGATCCACTGGCAGGACAATACCAAGATGGCGCTGAAGGACGGCAAACCGGAGCCGATCGTTCAGGAGTCGGTGCTCAACACCTATGAGCGGTTCGACGGCTATGACGTGAAGGCCGCCGAGGATTACTGGGCGAAGACCAAGGGCTATTGGGCCGCGGTTCGTGCGGACTGGACCCGCATCGCCGACACCAGGGGCGGCATCGCGATCCCGGAGGAGGCGGAGACCGGCACCGTCATCAGCGGTCGGCTGCTCGCGATCGCCGACGCCATCCAGGCGGGCAAGACGACCGTTGCGGCCGGATCGGCCGAGGCACGCGCCTTGATCGACAGCCGCACCACGCCGGTCGGCTGA